In one window of Arthrobacter pascens DNA:
- a CDS encoding glycoside hydrolase family 65 protein, translating to MALITADRERFPNAPWQLVETRHEADSAGTLETLFALGNGHLGIRGAHWAAADSDLPGSFINGLHEIWDIKHAENAFGFARTGQRIIYVPDANNFTVIIDGEMLSLAESTVQDYRRSVDFSTGIYECHITWQCRSGATVTTIERRAVGFESRGSLGISLEVSADREVSADVTSSVINRQDQPVEDHSVHDPRRSGRHAGRVLLPLRLDGGDGSLRLSWEAAESRQMVGLAVDHWTSVGLQPFDTLVDQDDSSVRYVLAIGADRPFLLEKSVSYAAGRGIQDSGLDAAEAAEAGLRPVQDVFAESEAHYRRYWATSDIVVGGRPELQQAIRWNLFQLAQATARADVAGIPAKGVSGSGYEGHYFWDQEVYLLPYLTYTNPDGARQVLEFRHEMLPAAKIRAKELSVDGALFPWRTINGLEASAYYAAGTAQFHIAAAIAFATNRYLWATGDRAFSEGMGADLLIETARMWISLGFFGKDGLFHIHGVTGPDEYTAVVNDNLYTNVMARFNLRAAAGLDHAEISDEERQLWEAAAARMQLPFDDRMQVHSQDNDFMTLEPWDWTTPRSKYPLLLHYHPLVIYRHQVLKQADTVLAMFLQWQDFTAEEKRRAFDFYDPITTGDSTLSACVQGIMAAEVGYPKAALEHFTNAVFIDLDDTHGNTIDGVHIASTGGVWSSLVCGFAGLRDQGPVPFFDPRLPSEWESLSFHLKIQGRLLLVELDAGSISLTVRDGEELAVDVRGQLITVGRDAVRVPLEPVPVPEPTVFPSGPPTASIPVVRARA from the coding sequence ATGGCTCTCATCACCGCGGACCGCGAACGGTTCCCCAACGCCCCGTGGCAGCTCGTGGAAACACGCCACGAGGCGGACAGCGCCGGCACCCTGGAAACCTTGTTTGCCCTCGGCAACGGGCACCTCGGCATCCGCGGAGCCCACTGGGCAGCAGCCGACTCGGACTTGCCGGGCAGCTTCATCAACGGGCTGCACGAAATCTGGGACATCAAACACGCCGAGAACGCCTTCGGGTTTGCCCGAACCGGCCAGCGGATCATTTATGTGCCGGATGCGAACAACTTCACGGTGATCATCGACGGCGAGATGCTCAGCCTGGCGGAATCCACAGTGCAGGACTACCGCCGCTCCGTTGATTTCTCCACGGGGATCTATGAATGTCACATCACTTGGCAGTGTCGTTCCGGCGCAACGGTGACCACCATCGAGCGCCGTGCAGTCGGCTTCGAGTCGCGCGGAAGCCTGGGTATTTCCCTCGAGGTGTCAGCGGACCGGGAGGTCTCCGCGGACGTCACGTCCTCCGTCATCAACAGGCAGGACCAGCCGGTCGAGGACCATTCCGTGCATGATCCGCGCCGGTCCGGCCGCCACGCCGGCCGTGTCCTGCTGCCGTTGAGGCTCGACGGCGGCGACGGCTCACTCAGGCTCTCCTGGGAAGCAGCGGAATCCCGGCAGATGGTCGGCCTTGCAGTGGACCACTGGACGTCAGTCGGGCTCCAGCCCTTCGACACACTGGTGGACCAGGATGACAGCAGCGTCCGTTACGTCCTGGCTATCGGGGCGGATCGGCCCTTCCTGCTGGAAAAGAGCGTCAGCTACGCCGCCGGCCGCGGGATCCAGGATTCCGGCTTGGACGCCGCAGAAGCCGCGGAAGCCGGACTCCGTCCTGTCCAGGATGTTTTTGCCGAAAGCGAGGCGCACTACCGCCGCTACTGGGCCACGTCGGACATCGTCGTGGGTGGCCGGCCCGAACTGCAGCAGGCCATCCGGTGGAACCTGTTCCAGCTGGCGCAGGCGACAGCGCGCGCGGACGTCGCAGGCATCCCTGCCAAGGGTGTGAGCGGATCCGGCTACGAAGGCCACTACTTCTGGGACCAGGAGGTATACCTCCTGCCATACCTGACCTACACCAACCCCGACGGCGCGCGACAGGTCCTGGAGTTCCGCCACGAGATGCTCCCTGCGGCAAAGATTCGTGCCAAGGAACTCAGCGTCGATGGCGCACTTTTCCCGTGGCGCACCATCAATGGTCTTGAGGCGAGTGCCTACTACGCCGCCGGAACCGCCCAGTTCCACATTGCGGCCGCCATTGCCTTCGCCACCAACAGGTACCTGTGGGCTACCGGGGACCGTGCCTTCAGCGAGGGCATGGGCGCCGATCTGCTGATCGAAACGGCGCGCATGTGGATCTCCCTGGGCTTCTTCGGCAAGGACGGGCTCTTCCACATCCATGGCGTCACCGGCCCGGACGAGTACACGGCCGTCGTCAATGACAACCTGTACACCAACGTGATGGCCCGCTTTAACCTGCGCGCAGCCGCCGGCCTTGACCACGCGGAAATCAGCGACGAGGAGCGGCAGCTGTGGGAGGCAGCCGCTGCCCGCATGCAGCTTCCGTTCGATGACCGCATGCAGGTCCATTCCCAGGACAACGACTTCATGACGCTGGAGCCCTGGGACTGGACTACTCCGCGGTCCAAGTACCCGCTGCTGCTGCATTACCACCCGCTGGTGATATACCGGCACCAGGTCCTGAAGCAGGCCGACACCGTGTTGGCCATGTTCCTGCAGTGGCAGGACTTCACGGCTGAGGAAAAGCGCCGGGCGTTTGATTTCTATGACCCCATCACCACCGGCGACTCCACCCTGTCCGCGTGTGTGCAGGGGATCATGGCAGCCGAGGTCGGGTATCCCAAGGCGGCCCTGGAGCATTTCACCAACGCTGTGTTCATCGATCTGGATGACACCCACGGCAACACCATCGACGGCGTGCACATCGCGTCCACGGGCGGTGTCTGGAGTTCGCTGGTCTGCGGCTTCGCAGGCCTCCGCGACCAGGGGCCCGTCCCGTTCTTTGATCCGCGGCTGCCTTCCGAATGGGAGAGCCTGTCCTTCCACCTCAAAATCCAGGGCCGGCTGCTTCTGGTGGAGCTCGACGCCGGCTCCATCAGCCTCACTGTCCGCGACGGTGAGGAGCTGGCGGTGGACGTCCGCGGGCAGCTGATCACAGTAGGCAGGGACGCTGTCCGGGTGCCGCTGGAGCCCGTACCCGTTCCGGAGCCCACGGTCTTCCCGAGCGGGCCCCCGACGGCGAGCATCCCGGTAGTGCGCGCCCGAGCCTGA
- a CDS encoding HAD family hydrolase, translating into MTDLLETSIPSLKGAAAILFDLDGVLTPTATVHERAWQELFESYLSSHPGVAGYRESDYFDHIDGKPRFDGVRDFLASRGIVLDEGPLDDDPANVTVQGLGNRKNRIFNDIVSAGVEPFEGSVRFLEAALDRGLKVAVVSSSRNAPAVLKAAGLSGHFPVVVDGVVAAAEGLPGKPSPATYDYAAHLLGLPTEECIVVEDAVSGVQAGSAGQFHSVIGVDRGAGRQTLLDAGATVVVEDLKELL; encoded by the coding sequence ATGACCGACCTTCTGGAAACATCCATCCCATCCCTGAAGGGCGCAGCTGCCATCCTTTTTGACCTTGACGGTGTGCTGACCCCCACAGCCACTGTTCATGAGCGTGCCTGGCAGGAACTCTTCGAGAGCTACCTTTCATCGCATCCCGGGGTGGCCGGCTACCGCGAAAGCGACTACTTCGATCACATCGACGGCAAGCCACGGTTCGACGGCGTCCGGGACTTCCTGGCGTCCCGCGGCATTGTGCTCGACGAGGGGCCGTTGGACGACGATCCTGCGAACGTCACGGTGCAGGGTCTCGGCAACCGGAAGAACCGGATCTTCAACGACATCGTCAGCGCCGGCGTTGAGCCTTTCGAAGGCTCGGTGCGATTCCTCGAAGCCGCGCTGGACCGGGGCCTGAAAGTCGCCGTCGTCTCCTCATCCCGGAACGCGCCGGCAGTGCTCAAGGCTGCCGGCCTGAGCGGTCATTTCCCCGTGGTGGTGGACGGCGTCGTGGCAGCGGCCGAAGGCCTGCCCGGCAAGCCCAGCCCGGCCACTTACGACTACGCCGCGCACCTGCTGGGACTGCCCACGGAGGAGTGCATCGTCGTCGAGGACGCCGTATCCGGCGTCCAGGCCGGCTCTGCAGGCCAGTTCCACTCCGTCATCGGCGTGGACCGCGGCGCGGGCAGGCAGACACTGCTCGATGCCGGGGCCACCGTGGTGGTGGAGGACCTCAAGGAACTCCTCTAG
- a CDS encoding alpha/beta hydrolase encodes METVVWSKPENERAGTPLLVMMHGYGTDESRMVRLFDYLPSDFTCAALRAPMAIGDHYGWFLLDYFLVNDFADVISATNAVHTWISSVKGQHSSVNLLGYSQGMAMASTLLRLHPKDYEATVGLSGFVLENDLLALSESFDTPPPFFWGRDKADLVINDEAIAYTEEWLNAKTQLTARTYPGMGHAMCKAEMADVSAFLRHYVLR; translated from the coding sequence ATGGAGACGGTGGTCTGGTCAAAACCGGAGAATGAACGCGCGGGGACACCGCTGCTGGTCATGATGCACGGCTATGGCACGGACGAATCCCGGATGGTGCGGCTGTTTGATTACCTGCCTTCCGACTTCACTTGCGCGGCGCTGCGTGCCCCCATGGCCATCGGCGACCACTACGGCTGGTTCCTCCTGGACTACTTCCTCGTGAACGATTTTGCGGACGTCATCAGCGCCACCAATGCCGTCCACACCTGGATCAGTTCGGTCAAGGGGCAGCACAGTAGTGTGAACCTGCTCGGATATTCGCAAGGCATGGCCATGGCCAGCACGCTACTCCGGCTGCATCCAAAGGACTACGAGGCGACTGTGGGCCTGTCCGGTTTCGTGCTGGAGAATGACCTCCTGGCGCTGAGCGAATCCTTTGACACTCCACCGCCCTTCTTCTGGGGCCGGGACAAGGCAGACCTGGTGATCAATGATGAGGCCATCGCGTATACCGAGGAGTGGCTCAACGCGAAAACGCAGCTCACCGCCAGGACGTACCCGGGGATGGGGCACGCCATGTGCAAGGCGGAAATGGCGGACGTCAGCGCCTTCCTCCGCCATTACGTCCTCCGCTGA
- a CDS encoding MarR family winged helix-turn-helix transcriptional regulator has translation MRKQREELLQAVYDSGRELSTAAVMFHTKLSELRGLSATEGKAIEILMRFGPMTAGEFGQHSGLAPASVTGLMQRLEAKGVARRVRHGEDRRKVLIELVGDQGAAAAPYFADFMSGLAALLEDYSDDQLRTIADFSSKAAAVQQAAAGRLGSG, from the coding sequence ATGCGGAAACAGCGCGAGGAACTGCTCCAGGCGGTCTATGACTCGGGACGGGAACTGTCCACGGCGGCGGTCATGTTCCATACGAAACTCTCCGAGTTGCGCGGACTGTCGGCCACGGAGGGCAAGGCGATCGAGATTCTGATGCGGTTCGGTCCGATGACGGCGGGGGAGTTCGGGCAGCATTCCGGGCTGGCCCCCGCGTCGGTGACCGGCCTCATGCAGAGGCTGGAGGCCAAGGGTGTGGCCCGGCGCGTCCGGCACGGGGAGGACAGGCGCAAGGTTCTGATCGAACTCGTCGGGGACCAGGGCGCCGCCGCAGCGCCCTACTTCGCGGATTTCATGAGCGGACTGGCAGCCTTGCTGGAAGACTATAGCGACGACCAGCTGCGGACCATCGCTGATTTTTCTTCCAAGGCGGCGGCGGTGCAGCAAGCGGCGGCAGGGCGACTGGGGTCTGGATAG
- a CDS encoding FAD-dependent oxidoreductase, translating into MLQCLVIGSGVSGLATALSLQKAGHTAVVYEAYAVPSDGIGGFLTLAVNGFDALNTLGVKPAAAELGFSTPRMSMYLGSTGRHLIDFEFGGTLPDGTTARTLTRSELYGLLRTEATRRGIKIEYGKRLSAVTERADGVTAVFDDGTSAGGDLLIGADGLRSTVRTLIEPRSPAPRSIPLLNTGGITPAGTLPAGTVDIGPGQMKMIFGKRCFYCYMQDPAGRIWWFANPLQRTREDVSQLDTGELRDWLTGLVAGDKTPMASIISASPDIIRPYSTFDFPSIPRWHRGRMVLVGDAAHAASPSSGQGASMAIEDAVTLGRAVEGIRPDTAGASALRTALTRYEAERRERAEAVVEWGRRSAAPKIRGQFSRVLEDLVLKAVFRSLSRKAAADFDWIYRHHIEWDTRKSAGFQAPVPPGAGAGDVA; encoded by the coding sequence ATGCTGCAATGCCTCGTCATCGGGTCCGGAGTATCCGGCCTGGCCACGGCCCTGTCCCTGCAGAAAGCAGGGCACACTGCCGTCGTTTATGAAGCCTATGCCGTTCCGTCCGACGGCATCGGCGGCTTCCTGACACTCGCCGTCAACGGCTTCGATGCCCTCAATACCCTGGGAGTGAAGCCGGCGGCTGCAGAACTGGGGTTCAGCACGCCACGGATGTCCATGTACCTCGGCAGCACCGGACGCCACCTGATCGACTTCGAGTTCGGCGGCACCCTTCCGGACGGGACAACGGCGCGCACGCTGACCCGTTCCGAGCTCTATGGCCTGCTTCGAACCGAAGCCACGCGGCGTGGCATCAAGATCGAATACGGTAAGCGGCTTAGCGCCGTGACCGAAAGGGCCGACGGCGTCACGGCAGTTTTCGACGACGGCACTTCCGCGGGCGGCGATCTGCTGATCGGCGCGGACGGGCTTCGTTCCACCGTGAGGACGCTGATCGAACCCCGCTCCCCGGCGCCACGCAGCATCCCCCTGCTCAATACCGGAGGCATCACCCCGGCTGGAACGCTGCCCGCCGGCACTGTGGACATCGGGCCGGGGCAGATGAAAATGATCTTCGGCAAACGGTGCTTCTACTGCTACATGCAGGACCCTGCAGGCCGGATCTGGTGGTTCGCCAATCCCCTGCAGCGGACAAGGGAGGATGTTTCACAGCTCGATACCGGAGAGCTCAGGGACTGGCTGACGGGCCTGGTGGCAGGCGACAAAACACCCATGGCGTCCATTATCAGCGCTTCGCCGGACATCATCAGGCCGTACTCCACCTTCGATTTTCCGAGCATTCCCCGCTGGCATCGGGGCCGCATGGTCCTGGTGGGCGACGCCGCGCACGCGGCGTCGCCGTCGTCCGGCCAGGGTGCCTCGATGGCCATAGAGGATGCCGTGACGCTGGGCCGGGCAGTGGAGGGCATCAGGCCCGATACCGCAGGCGCAAGCGCACTCCGGACGGCGCTCACGCGATACGAGGCCGAGCGGCGTGAACGGGCCGAAGCCGTGGTGGAGTGGGGCCGGCGGAGCGCGGCGCCCAAGATCCGCGGACAGTTCAGCCGCGTGCTCGAAGACCTGGTCCTGAAAGCTGTGTTCCGGTCGCTCTCCCGCAAGGCGGCAGCGGACTTCGACTGGATCTACCGGCACCACATCGAGTGGGACACCCGGAAAAGCGCCGGATTTCAGGCCCCGGTTCCACCCGGCGCCGGGGCAGGTGATGTAGCCTGA
- a CDS encoding DUF6458 family protein: MRIGSSIFLIALGAILAWAITPGLIPNVDLTLIGYILIAVGVIGLIVSLIIASPGRSRRVSETRSVMDPNTGERITRNESRDGQL; the protein is encoded by the coding sequence ATGAGAATCGGTTCCTCCATTTTCCTCATCGCACTCGGTGCCATCCTGGCTTGGGCCATCACCCCTGGATTGATCCCCAACGTGGACCTGACGTTGATCGGCTACATCCTGATTGCTGTCGGTGTTATCGGACTCATCGTCTCCCTTATCATCGCGTCTCCGGGACGCAGCCGGCGGGTCAGCGAAACCCGCTCCGTCATGGATCCGAACACGGGCGAACGCATCACCCGCAATGAAAGCCGCGACGGCCAGCTGTAG
- a CDS encoding DeoR/GlpR family DNA-binding transcription regulator encodes MFAEERQQQIAELVAGSGRVSVTLLAERFRITTETVRRDLAALETVGTVRRVHGGAVAADRFSTTEESINERAVQRPDQKMRIAQAALALIPDASPGSVLIDAGSTTEALAELLSRRAGVEPSVPAEPGTELVVITHAIPIAGKLSTTPGIALQILGGRVRGLTQAAVGQATVEAARRIRPDIAFIGTNGIHASFGLSTPDPEEAAVKAAFVHSARRIVVLADSSKLDAETLVQFASLKDLDTLITDKEPGPELAAALTEAGVDVVIA; translated from the coding sequence GTGTTTGCCGAGGAGCGCCAGCAGCAGATTGCCGAGCTTGTTGCCGGCAGCGGTCGGGTCAGTGTGACCCTTCTGGCCGAGCGCTTCCGCATCACCACCGAAACCGTCCGCCGGGACCTGGCGGCGCTCGAGACCGTCGGTACTGTCCGCCGGGTCCATGGCGGCGCCGTCGCAGCCGACCGCTTCAGCACCACCGAGGAAAGCATCAACGAACGGGCCGTTCAGCGCCCGGACCAGAAAATGCGAATCGCCCAGGCAGCCCTGGCCCTCATCCCTGACGCTTCGCCGGGAAGCGTCCTGATCGACGCAGGCTCCACCACCGAAGCCCTGGCAGAACTGCTCTCCCGCCGCGCCGGCGTCGAACCTTCCGTCCCGGCGGAACCCGGAACGGAGCTCGTGGTGATCACCCACGCCATTCCGATCGCTGGAAAGCTGTCCACCACACCAGGAATTGCGCTCCAGATCCTGGGCGGGCGGGTCCGCGGCCTCACCCAGGCCGCCGTAGGACAGGCCACCGTGGAGGCGGCACGCCGGATCCGCCCGGACATCGCGTTCATCGGCACCAACGGTATCCACGCGAGCTTTGGCCTCAGCACTCCCGATCCTGAAGAAGCCGCCGTCAAGGCAGCCTTCGTCCATTCGGCACGCCGCATCGTGGTGCTGGCCGATTCCTCCAAGCTGGACGCAGAAACCCTGGTCCAGTTCGCCTCCCTGAAAGACCTGGACACCTTGATTACAGACAAAGAGCCCGGCCCCGAACTAGCAGCCGCTCTCACGGAGGCCGGGGTAGACGTGGTGATCGCATGA
- a CDS encoding 1-phosphofructokinase family hexose kinase: MIVTLTANPSLDRTVALPGPLERGEVQRAVSVSQESGGKGVNVSRALVASGLETVAVLPGADSDPVLAGLHDGKVPFASLAIGEPLRTNVALTEPGGVTTKINEPGPVLSEEQQEALIVLLLERSRGASWVVLAGSLPPGFPADFYATVTRRLRSANNGSAPLIAVDSSGEPLAGAVADARPDGTSPEGISGKPDLLKPNAEELAELAAAAGFALASTADELEADPVAAAAAAAAVVRSGVGAVLATLGSKGAVLVTADGAWLATHPPVAAVSTVGAGDSALAGYLLAHGQGAAPADCLRQAVAHGAAAASLPGSTVPAVHQTTPDAVTITALRKD; this comes from the coding sequence ATGATCGTCACGCTTACCGCCAACCCGAGCCTCGACCGGACAGTAGCCCTGCCCGGACCCTTGGAACGGGGCGAAGTCCAGCGCGCCGTCTCCGTCAGCCAGGAGTCGGGAGGCAAAGGCGTGAACGTTTCCCGCGCGCTGGTGGCCTCCGGCCTGGAAACGGTAGCCGTGCTCCCCGGAGCTGACAGCGATCCTGTCCTCGCGGGACTTCACGATGGAAAGGTTCCGTTCGCGTCCCTCGCCATCGGCGAACCGCTGCGCACCAATGTGGCCCTCACCGAACCGGGCGGGGTCACCACCAAGATCAACGAACCCGGTCCGGTCCTGAGCGAAGAACAGCAGGAAGCGCTGATCGTGCTGCTGCTGGAACGCTCGCGGGGCGCCAGTTGGGTGGTCCTGGCCGGCTCGCTGCCGCCTGGCTTCCCGGCTGACTTCTACGCCACCGTGACCAGGCGCCTGCGCTCGGCAAACAACGGCAGTGCTCCGCTGATTGCTGTCGACTCGTCCGGTGAACCGCTTGCCGGCGCTGTCGCCGACGCCCGGCCCGATGGCACGTCACCGGAGGGCATTTCCGGGAAGCCGGACCTCCTTAAACCCAACGCCGAGGAACTGGCGGAACTGGCTGCGGCAGCCGGCTTCGCCCTGGCGTCCACCGCTGACGAACTTGAAGCGGATCCGGTGGCTGCCGCGGCGGCCGCTGCCGCCGTCGTGCGTTCCGGTGTGGGTGCTGTACTGGCAACTCTCGGGTCCAAGGGAGCTGTTTTGGTAACGGCCGACGGCGCGTGGCTGGCCACGCACCCGCCGGTCGCCGCGGTCAGTACTGTCGGCGCCGGAGATTCGGCGCTTGCAGGCTACCTGCTCGCCCACGGCCAGGGCGCCGCCCCGGCCGACTGCCTTCGCCAAGCGGTGGCCCACGGTGCCGCCGCTGCTTCCCTGCCGGGTTCCACTGTCCCGGCAGTCCACCAAACCACTCCGGATGCCGTAACCATCACGGCCCTTCGAAAGGATTGA
- a CDS encoding PTS fructose transporter subunit IIABC yields MTQLITTELVELDQNLGNSPEDVIRHLASKVAASGRATEAEGLFADAFAREQKTATGVPGGIAIPHCRSAAVTVPTLAMARLSQPVDFGAKDGSADLIFFIAAPDGADQEHLKLLSKLARSLIKKDFTGALRSASSREEIVELVDGALADKPAHAATAPVGASAAAAGATAAAGADGGAGTAAGDGSRQKRLVAVTACPTGIAHTYMAADSLVAAAQEVGVDLQVETQGSSGAKPLDPAVIAAADAVIFAVDVDVRGKERFAGKPVINAPVKRGIDEPAKMVQEALAAADNPNARRVPHFGAEEQAENAATEKGEHIGQKLKKALLTGVSYMIPFVAGGGLLIALGFLLGGYNITSVADKIVLANNFGNLPEGGLAIYLGAVLFKIGALSMGFLVPALAGYIAYAIADRPGIAPGFVAGAVSGFMGAGFLGGIVGGLLAGYIAHLIGTWQVPRWLRGLMPVVIIPLLASIVASGLMFLVLGGPIAGLTTALNGWLSGMTGASAVVLGIILGLMMCFDLGGPVNKVAYAFAVAGLSAGSATNQAPWQIMATVMAAGMVPPLAMALATVLDKKVFSLAERENGKAAWLLGASFISEGAIPFAAADPLRVIPASMVGGAVTGALCMATGVTSQAPHGGIFVFFAIGNLLMFVISIVAGTIVSALAVLALKRSAAARAAKAAANVEPVPVTV; encoded by the coding sequence GTGACTCAGCTCATCACCACAGAACTGGTCGAGCTCGACCAGAACCTGGGCAACTCGCCCGAGGACGTCATCCGGCACCTGGCCAGCAAAGTTGCAGCCAGCGGCCGCGCCACCGAAGCCGAAGGCCTGTTCGCGGACGCCTTCGCCAGGGAACAGAAGACCGCCACGGGCGTTCCCGGCGGCATCGCCATCCCGCACTGCCGCTCCGCGGCGGTCACCGTCCCCACCCTGGCAATGGCACGGCTCTCCCAGCCGGTTGACTTCGGCGCCAAGGACGGCAGCGCGGACCTGATCTTCTTCATTGCCGCTCCGGACGGCGCGGACCAGGAGCACCTGAAGCTCCTGTCCAAGCTGGCCCGCTCCCTCATCAAGAAGGACTTCACTGGGGCCCTGCGCTCCGCCTCCTCCCGGGAGGAGATCGTGGAACTGGTGGACGGCGCCCTGGCCGACAAGCCGGCGCACGCGGCCACCGCGCCGGTGGGCGCTTCAGCCGCTGCTGCTGGTGCTACCGCCGCTGCAGGTGCCGATGGAGGTGCCGGCACAGCCGCCGGCGACGGTTCAAGGCAAAAGCGCCTCGTCGCCGTGACAGCCTGCCCCACAGGGATCGCCCACACCTACATGGCGGCGGACTCCCTTGTTGCTGCCGCCCAGGAAGTGGGCGTGGACCTGCAGGTCGAGACCCAGGGTTCCTCAGGTGCGAAGCCCCTCGATCCGGCGGTCATTGCCGCTGCAGACGCCGTCATCTTCGCTGTCGACGTGGATGTCCGCGGCAAGGAGCGCTTCGCCGGCAAGCCGGTCATCAACGCACCCGTCAAGCGCGGCATCGACGAGCCTGCCAAGATGGTGCAGGAAGCCCTCGCCGCTGCAGACAACCCGAACGCACGCCGGGTTCCGCACTTCGGGGCGGAGGAACAGGCCGAGAACGCAGCCACCGAAAAGGGCGAGCACATCGGCCAGAAGCTCAAGAAGGCGCTGCTGACCGGCGTCAGCTACATGATCCCGTTTGTTGCCGGCGGCGGCCTGCTGATCGCCTTGGGCTTCCTGCTCGGCGGCTACAACATCACCAGCGTTGCAGACAAGATTGTGCTGGCGAACAACTTCGGCAACCTGCCTGAGGGCGGCCTCGCCATCTACCTGGGCGCAGTCCTCTTCAAGATCGGCGCCCTGTCCATGGGCTTCCTGGTCCCCGCGCTGGCCGGCTACATCGCCTACGCCATTGCGGACCGGCCCGGTATTGCACCGGGCTTCGTCGCTGGCGCCGTATCCGGCTTCATGGGTGCCGGCTTCCTCGGCGGCATCGTGGGCGGCCTGCTGGCAGGCTACATTGCGCACCTGATCGGGACCTGGCAGGTTCCGCGTTGGCTGCGCGGCCTGATGCCCGTGGTGATCATCCCGCTGCTCGCCTCGATCGTTGCCTCCGGCCTGATGTTCCTGGTACTCGGCGGACCGATCGCCGGCCTCACCACGGCGCTCAACGGCTGGCTGTCCGGCATGACCGGTGCCTCCGCCGTCGTCCTGGGAATCATCCTTGGCCTCATGATGTGCTTCGACCTCGGCGGCCCCGTCAACAAGGTGGCCTATGCCTTTGCTGTCGCCGGCCTGAGCGCCGGCAGCGCCACGAACCAGGCGCCGTGGCAGATCATGGCCACGGTCATGGCCGCAGGCATGGTCCCGCCGCTGGCAATGGCCCTGGCCACTGTCCTGGACAAGAAGGTCTTTAGCCTGGCTGAGCGCGAGAACGGCAAGGCAGCCTGGCTGCTGGGTGCATCCTTCATCTCCGAGGGCGCCATTCCGTTCGCCGCGGCCGACCCGCTGCGCGTCATCCCCGCCAGCATGGTGGGCGGCGCCGTCACCGGCGCACTTTGCATGGCCACGGGGGTCACCTCGCAGGCACCCCATGGAGGCATCTTCGTGTTCTTCGCCATCGGCAACCTGCTGATGTTCGTCATCTCCATCGTGGCAGGCACCATTGTCAGCGCTCTGGCGGTCCTCGCTCTTAAGCGCTCGGCTGCCGCCCGGGCCGCTAAGGCCGCTGCTAACGTAGAGCCCGTTCCAGTAACGGTCTGA
- a CDS encoding HPr family phosphocarrier protein: MSERTATVASRVGLHARPAAIFAEAAGEFDLDITIAREGEPADEAMDAASILSLMSLGASHGDVVVLRAEGNGADDALDRLVQILETDHDAE; the protein is encoded by the coding sequence ATGTCAGAACGCACCGCAACCGTCGCCAGCCGCGTGGGCCTTCACGCCCGCCCCGCCGCCATCTTTGCCGAGGCCGCAGGCGAGTTTGATTTGGACATCACCATCGCACGTGAAGGCGAGCCAGCCGATGAGGCAATGGATGCCGCAAGCATCTTGTCCCTCATGAGCCTGGGTGCTTCGCACGGCGACGTCGTGGTGCTTCGCGCCGAAGGCAACGGCGCGGACGACGCGCTGGACCGGCTGGTCCAGATCCTGGAAACGGATCACGACGCAGAGTAG
- a CDS encoding SRPBCC domain-containing protein: MAGNYVATSTVSIDAPPDRVWDVITDPAAVKEFMFGTELVTDWTVGGSILWRGEWEGKEYEDRGKILEFVPGRRLVHTHFSPLGGEEDAPENYHTLTWTLEEDEGGTTRLTLSQDNNATEQAAQHSQGMWDMLVADVKEITERGEKEALRIDNED; this comes from the coding sequence GTGGCAGGAAACTATGTGGCGACCTCGACGGTCAGCATCGATGCCCCGCCGGACCGCGTCTGGGACGTGATCACGGACCCGGCAGCGGTCAAGGAGTTCATGTTCGGCACGGAGCTGGTGACCGACTGGACAGTGGGCGGCTCCATCCTCTGGCGCGGCGAGTGGGAGGGCAAGGAGTACGAGGATAGGGGCAAGATCCTGGAGTTTGTACCGGGGCGGCGCCTGGTCCACACGCACTTCAGTCCGCTGGGCGGCGAGGAGGACGCCCCCGAGAACTACCACACGCTGACCTGGACCCTCGAGGAGGATGAGGGCGGGACAACGCGCCTCACGCTTTCACAGGATAACAATGCCACCGAGCAGGCAGCACAGCACTCCCAGGGAATGTGGGACATGCTCGTGGCGGACGTCAAGGAGATCACCGAGCGCGGAGAGAAAGAGGCCCTGCGCATAGACAACGAGGATTAG